Proteins encoded by one window of Cytobacillus sp. IB215665:
- the mfd gene encoding transcription-repair coupling factor, with protein sequence MLGIQEYFLYNDDLASIVNGIDEGLKEQLVAGLSGSARSLFYASIYKDTNRPLLIVTHNLFQAQKIYDDLLGLLSSDHVFLYPVNETIASEIGTASPELKGQRLEVLDYWCTSKKGIVIAPVAAIKRLLPPKEVWDSYQLNFSVGNDIDIDQYLNKIVLMGYSRASMVTAPGEFSVRGGIIDIYPLTEEFPIRIELFDTEIESIRTFAIDDQRSLQKVEKVTIGPSTEILISNDKIDHVINSIEDKLGESLKKTKDSDVKKLLVENITAEIEQLKNDQLPSQVFKYLSLFYEKPASLLDYVPNNGLILFDEMSRIQDITTTLDKEEAEWYTSLLSEGKIIHDLQLSHHFSTLIQKIDKPIIYFSLFLRHVQQTSPQNIVNITCKQMQSFFGQMHVLKTELERWKKGNYTVVILAPNEERQKKIQHVLEDYDLNFATTDSNDKIIAGTNQIVLGDLNTGFDLPLQKLVVITEEELFKNRTKKTKPRQKLSNAERIKSYSELKVGDHVVHINHGIGKYIGIETLEINGIHKDYLHIEYQGSDKLYVPVEQINQVQKYVGSEGKDPKVYKLGGTEWKRVKKKVESSVQDIADDLIKLYAEREASKGYSYSPDGDMQREFESAFPYEETVDQLRSIGEIKKDMEKERPMDRLLCGDVGYGKTEVAIRAAFKAIVDEKQVAILVPTTILAQQHYETIQERFQDYPINIGLLSRFRSRKQQLETIKGLKDGTIDLVVGTHRVLSKDISFRDLGMLIIDEEQRFGVTHKEKIKQMKANIDVLTLTATPIPRTLHMSMLGVRDLSVIETPPENRFPVQTYVVEYNGALIREAIERELSRGGQIYFLYNRVEDIERKAEEIPMLVPDARVAYAHGKMTENELESVILNFLEGEIDVLVSTTIIETGVDIPNVNTLIVFDADKMGLSQLYQLRGRVGRSNRVAYSYFTHRKDKVLSEVAEKRLQAIKEFTELGSGFKIAMRDLSIRGAGNLLGSQQHGFIDTVGFDLYSQMLKEAIDARKGNEPIQTDPDIEIDVEVDAYIPDQYVSDGRQKIDMYKRFRAITTIDDLEDLQEDMTDRFGEYPDEVSYLFQIAEIKVYAIQQKILSIKQVKHEVTILFSEEQSDNVEVQRLVQLTQQYGRLIGLGMEGKQLKVVFHTKGIPAQQWLASMYDFLKKLADVKEEQLKTV encoded by the coding sequence ATGTTAGGTATACAAGAGTATTTTTTATATAATGATGATTTGGCTTCAATTGTAAACGGCATTGATGAAGGGCTTAAAGAGCAGCTTGTCGCTGGATTATCAGGATCAGCTAGATCTTTATTTTATGCTTCAATCTATAAAGATACAAATCGCCCGTTACTAATAGTGACACATAACCTCTTTCAAGCGCAGAAGATTTATGATGATTTACTAGGGTTGTTAAGTAGTGATCATGTATTTCTATACCCAGTTAATGAAACAATTGCGTCAGAAATAGGAACTGCTAGTCCAGAATTAAAAGGACAGCGTCTAGAGGTATTGGATTATTGGTGTACATCAAAAAAAGGTATAGTCATAGCACCTGTTGCTGCTATAAAAAGGTTGCTTCCCCCAAAAGAAGTTTGGGATAGCTATCAATTAAATTTCTCAGTAGGAAATGACATAGACATAGATCAATATTTAAATAAAATTGTATTGATGGGTTACTCTAGAGCATCAATGGTTACAGCACCAGGAGAGTTCAGTGTTAGGGGTGGTATAATTGATATATACCCATTAACTGAAGAGTTTCCAATTAGAATAGAACTTTTTGATACTGAGATAGAGTCAATACGGACATTTGCAATTGATGATCAACGGTCATTGCAAAAGGTAGAAAAAGTAACCATTGGTCCGTCAACTGAAATTCTAATAAGTAACGATAAAATCGATCACGTAATTAACTCAATAGAAGATAAACTTGGAGAAAGTTTGAAAAAAACAAAGGACAGTGATGTTAAAAAATTATTAGTGGAAAACATTACTGCTGAAATAGAACAATTAAAAAATGACCAACTTCCGAGTCAAGTATTTAAGTACTTATCTCTTTTCTATGAAAAGCCTGCAAGTTTACTAGACTATGTACCTAATAACGGTCTTATTTTATTTGATGAAATGAGCCGTATCCAAGATATTACTACAACCTTAGATAAAGAAGAAGCTGAATGGTACACGAGCCTACTTTCCGAAGGTAAAATTATTCATGATTTACAGCTGTCTCATCATTTTTCTACTCTTATACAAAAGATAGACAAGCCGATTATTTATTTTTCTTTGTTTTTACGGCATGTTCAGCAAACAAGTCCACAAAATATTGTAAATATTACTTGTAAGCAAATGCAAAGTTTCTTTGGACAAATGCATGTGTTGAAAACCGAATTAGAAAGATGGAAAAAAGGAAATTATACTGTTGTAATCTTAGCTCCGAATGAAGAAAGACAGAAGAAGATACAACATGTACTTGAGGATTATGATTTGAATTTTGCTACAACTGATAGCAATGACAAAATAATAGCAGGTACAAATCAAATCGTTCTAGGTGATTTAAACACTGGTTTTGATTTGCCTTTACAAAAGCTAGTAGTTATTACTGAAGAAGAATTGTTTAAAAATAGGACGAAAAAAACAAAACCGAGACAGAAGCTATCCAATGCAGAAAGAATTAAGAGCTACTCAGAGTTAAAGGTTGGCGATCATGTTGTTCACATTAACCATGGTATCGGTAAGTATATTGGAATTGAGACGCTAGAAATCAATGGTATACACAAAGATTATCTCCATATTGAGTATCAAGGTAGTGACAAGCTATACGTTCCTGTCGAACAAATAAATCAAGTACAAAAGTACGTTGGATCAGAAGGTAAAGATCCAAAAGTGTATAAGCTTGGTGGAACAGAGTGGAAACGGGTTAAGAAAAAGGTTGAGTCCTCAGTACAAGATATAGCTGATGACTTAATTAAGTTATATGCAGAGCGAGAAGCGAGTAAAGGCTATAGTTATAGCCCTGATGGTGATATGCAGCGAGAGTTTGAGTCGGCTTTCCCATATGAAGAAACAGTAGATCAACTACGTTCAATTGGTGAAATTAAAAAAGATATGGAAAAAGAGCGCCCTATGGATCGGTTATTATGTGGTGATGTAGGGTACGGGAAGACAGAAGTAGCAATCAGAGCAGCATTTAAAGCAATTGTTGATGAAAAGCAGGTTGCTATCCTTGTGCCGACAACGATTTTAGCCCAGCAGCATTATGAAACTATTCAAGAACGGTTTCAAGATTATCCAATTAATATAGGTTTACTTAGCCGATTTAGATCTCGTAAGCAACAACTTGAAACAATTAAAGGTTTAAAAGATGGAACAATTGATTTAGTTGTAGGCACTCATCGAGTATTGTCTAAGGATATTTCATTTCGTGATTTAGGGATGTTAATTATTGATGAAGAGCAACGGTTCGGTGTAACACATAAAGAGAAGATTAAGCAAATGAAAGCTAATATTGATGTATTAACTTTAACAGCAACACCTATTCCTAGAACGTTACATATGTCCATGTTAGGCGTCAGGGATTTGTCTGTAATTGAAACACCACCTGAGAATAGATTCCCAGTGCAAACTTATGTAGTTGAATATAATGGTGCACTCATTAGAGAGGCCATTGAAAGAGAACTATCTAGAGGTGGCCAAATATACTTTCTTTATAACCGTGTTGAAGATATTGAACGCAAAGCCGAGGAAATCCCAATGCTCGTTCCAGATGCACGAGTTGCGTATGCACATGGAAAAATGACTGAAAACGAGCTGGAATCTGTCATACTTAATTTCTTGGAAGGTGAAATCGATGTCCTTGTAAGTACAACCATTATTGAGACAGGTGTCGATATTCCAAATGTTAATACGTTAATTGTATTTGACGCAGATAAAATGGGCTTATCACAATTGTATCAGCTTAGAGGAAGGGTCGGTCGTTCGAATCGTGTAGCTTATTCATATTTTACACATCGGAAAGATAAAGTCTTATCAGAAGTTGCTGAAAAAAGATTGCAAGCAATAAAAGAATTTACAGAGTTAGGCTCTGGTTTTAAAATTGCCATGCGTGACTTGTCAATAAGAGGAGCAGGGAACTTGTTAGGGTCACAACAACATGGATTTATTGATACTGTTGGATTTGATTTATATTCTCAAATGCTGAAAGAAGCAATTGACGCACGGAAAGGAAATGAACCAATTCAAACAGATCCAGATATAGAAATAGACGTAGAAGTTGATGCATATATCCCTGACCAATACGTTTCTGATGGTCGACAAAAAATAGACATGTATAAACGTTTTAGAGCTATTACTACAATAGATGATCTAGAAGATCTTCAAGAGGACATGACAGACCGTTTTGGGGAATACCCAGATGAAGTATCTTATTTATTTCAAATTGCTGAAATTAAGGTTTACGCAATACAACAAAAAATACTATCAATTAAACAAGTGAAACACGAAGTTACAATATTATTTAGTGAAGAGCAAAGTGATAATGTTGAGGTTCAAAGGTTAGTTCAGCTTACACAACAATATGGGCGATTGATTGGGTTAGGGATGGAAGGCAAACAACTAAAAGTTGTTTTCCACACAAAAGGTATTCCTGCTCAGCAATGGTTAGCATCAATGTACGATTTCCTAAAAAAACTAGCTGACGTTAAAGAAGAACAATTAAAAACTGTATAA